A single region of the Glycine max cultivar Williams 82 chromosome 20, Glycine_max_v4.0, whole genome shotgun sequence genome encodes:
- the LOC100305890 gene encoding malate dehydrogenase [NADP], chloroplastic: MGVTQLNPTCSKPRLHSSQLSFLSRTLPRHRHCTFAPLHRTQQARISCSVAPNEVQVPTVKTQDPKSKPECYGVFCLTYDLRAEEETRSWKKLINIAVSGAAGMIANHLLFKLASGEVFGPDQPIALKLLGSERSIQALEGVAMELEDSLFPLLREVSIGIDPYEVFQDAEWALLIGAKPRGPGMERADLLDINGQIYAAQGRALNAVASRNVKVIVVGNPCNTNALICLKNAPNIPAKNFHALTRLDENRAKCQLALKAGVFYDKVSNVTIWGNHSTTQVPDFLNARIDGLPVKEVVKDHKWLEEEFTEKVQKRGGALIQKWGRSSAASTSVSIVDAIRSLVTPTPEGDWFSSGVYSNGNPYGIAEGIVFSMPCRSKGDGDYELVKDVIFDDYLRQRIAKTEAELLAEKRCVAHLTGEGIAVCDLPGDTMLPGEM, translated from the exons ATGGGTGTGACACAGTTGAACCCCACTTGCTCAAAACCTCGTCTTCACTCATCTCAGCTCTCTTTTCTATCAAGGACTCTTCCTAGACATCGCCACTGCACTTTTGCGCCACTTCATAGAACTCAACAAGCTAGGATTTCCTGTTCTGTTGCACCAAA TGAAGTGCAGGTGCCAACTGTGAAAACCCAGGATCCCAAGAGTAAGCCTGAGTGCTATGGTGTCTTCTGCCTTACCTATGATTTGAGGGCT GAAGAAGAGACAAGATCCTGgaagaaattaattaacattgcaGTCTCAGGTGCTGCTGGAATGATTGCAAACCATCTACTTTTCAAG CTTGCATCTGGTGAAGTTTTTGGTCCTGATCAACCTATTGCTCTCAAATTATTGGGATCAGAAAGGTCAATCCAAGCTCTTGAAG GTGTTGCAATGGAACTGGAGGACTCTTTGTTTCCTTTGTTGAGGGAGGTCAGTATTGGTATCGATCCTTATGAAGTGTTCCAAGATGCAGAATGGGCTTTGCTAATAGGTGCAAAGCCTCGAGGACCTGGAATGGAACGAGCAGACTTGTTAGACATAAATGGGCAGATTTATGCAGCGCAG GGAAGAGCTTTAAATGCCGTTGCATCCCGCAATGTCAAAGTTATAGTAGTGGGAAACCCTTGCAATACAAA TGCATTAATATGCTTGAAGAATGCTCCTAACATTCCTGCAAAAAATTTTCATGCTTTAACTCGTTTAGATGAGAACAGAGCAAAATGTCAG CTAGCCCTCAAGGCAGGTGTCTTCTATGATAAAGTGTCAAATGTGACAATATGGGGCAACCACTCAACTACTCAG GTCCCTGACTTCTTAAATGCTAGAATTGATGGTTTGCCAGTCAAAGAGGTGGTTAAGGATCATAAGTGGTTGGAGGAAGAGTTCACTGAAAAGGTTCAAAAg AGAGGTGGTGCGCTTATTCAAAAATGGGGAAGATCATCAGCTGCATCAACTTCTGTGTCAATTGTTGATGCCATAAGATCTTTAGTAACTCCTACTCCCGAGGGTGATTGGTTTTCTTCTGGT GTATATAGCAATGGAAATCCTTATGGAATAGCTGAAGGTATTGTTTTCAGTATGCCATGCCGATCAAAG GGTGATGGTGATTATGAACTTGTCAAGGATGTCATATTTGATGACTACCTCCGGCAGCGAATAGCTAAG ACGGAAGCCGAGTTGTTGGCCGAGAAGAGATGTGTGGCTCACCTAACAGGCGAG GGAATTGCTGTTTGTGATCTACCTGGTGATACCATGCTCCCAGGAGAAATGTAA
- the LOC100808260 gene encoding NAC domain-containing protein 53: protein MARMGPGFRFHPTDEELVVFYLKRKMTGNLSRYDHIAVVDVYKLEPWDLPPLSKLKTKDLEWYFFSALDRKYGNGSRTNRATDRGYWKTTGKDRPVTHGDRTVGMKKTLVYHSGRAPHGRRTNWVMHEYKMLDEELARAGTVPDVFVVCRIFEKSGSGPKNGAKYGAPLDEKEWDVEDEQEEEEEENEQKDVAPLLVPHNAVAPPPPLSVVADNAEAHPPLTATVDNKYMVAPPPSFQANFDDEVFNAGAYVETNDLDMELNWNDIIGSDTFPSLNFHHGECSSHAEYSKVFIKDQEPSAGTFGISRPENDWPLDMTEQHGVDTNSVNNRDNGELINIGNHLNFNDASNDMNLDLFWDANENLPTDGSFLEYNDIAIGNGSRSTEADPPANDILDEYLTLPDDDIYKYISFDSPQIQESENFIPNQGSPFTRQNVEGETADKAVVSNHNSESQTRNEASSVQNTHEAKFAPGSTNPLVKQAYGWLAGIPAAPAHAMEFPAKEIALGLHPVAQSSHPAHITTGMISITDITLRGNAMDWTMGKNGGFSTVISTGFCQPDVNSDALIPVSGKTAFVLSHGWIFLTGFSVLILSLSCKIGSIMYTGK from the exons ATGGCACGGATGGGCCCAGGGTTCCGATTCCACCCCACCGACGAAGAGCTGGTGGTGTTCTACCTGAAGCGCAAGATGACCGGAAACCTCTCCCGCTACGACCACATCGCCGTTGTCGACGTCTACAAGCTCGAGCCCTGGGACCTTCCCC CTCTGTCGAAGCTGAAGACGAAGGACTTGGAATGGTACTTCTTCAGCGCGCTGGACCGCAAGTACGGAAACGGGTCGAGGACGAACCGCGCCACCGATAGGGGCTACTGGAAGACCACCGGAAAAGACCGCCCCGTCACCCACGGCGACCGCACCGTCGGAATGAAGAAGACGCTCGTTTACCACAGCGGCCGGGCCCCACACGGGCGCCGCACCAATTGGGTCATGCACGAGTACAAGATGCTCGACGAGGAATTGGCACGTGCCGGCACAGTGCCg GATGTGTTTGTGGTGTGTAGGATTTTCGAGAAGAGTGGTTCTGGGCCGAAGAATGGGGCAAAATATGGTGCTCCCTTAGATGAGAAGGAGTGGGATGTTGAGGATgagcaggaggaggaggaggaggagaatgaGCAGAAGGACGTGGCTCCCTTGCTGGTTCCTCATAACGCGGTGGCTCCTCCTCCTCCCTTGTCGGTAGTTGCTGATAATGCGGAGGCTCATCCTCCTTTGACGGCAACTGTTGATAATAAATATATGGTGGCTCCTCCTCCTTCCTTTCAGGCTAATTTTGATGATGAGGTTTTCAATGCTGGGGCCTATGTTGAAACCAACGACCTTGACATG GAGCTTAATTGGAATGATATAATTGGGAGTGATACTTTTCCATCACTGAACTTTCATCATGGGGAGTGTAGTAGCCATGCTGAGTATTCCAAAGTATTCATCAAGGATCAGGAGCCATCAGCAGGCACTTTTGGAATTTCTCGGCCTGAAAATGACTGGCCTCTTGATATGACTGAGCAACATGGCGTGGATACAAATTCAGTGAACAACAGAGACAATGGTGAGCTGATCAATATTGGCAATCATCTGAATTTTAATGATGCATCAAATGATATGAATCTGGATCTGTTCTGGGATGCCAACGAGAATCTTCCGACTGATGGATCATTCTTGGAATACAATGATATTGCAATTGGGAATGGGAGTAGATCTACTGAGGCTGATCCTCCTGCGAATGACATTCTAGACGAGTATCTTACACTCCCTGATGATGATATTTACAAGTATATATCTTTTGATTCTCCTCAGATTCAAGAGAGTGAAAATTTTATTCCCAACCAAGGATCACCTTTCACTCGGCAG AATGTGGAGGGAGAAACTGCTGATAAAGCTGTGGTTAGTAATCATAATTCTGAATCACAAACCAGAAATGAGGCTTCTTCAGTGCAGAATACACATGAGGCAAAGTTTGCACCAG GAAGTACAAATCCACTTGTTAAGCAGGCCTATGGTTGGTTAGCCGGCATCCCTGCTGCGCCTGCACATGCTATGGAGTTTCCTGCTAAGGAGATTGCTCTTGGGCTTCATCCTGTAGCTCAGTCTTCCCATCCAGCTCATATAACTACAGGTATGATCAGCATAACAGACATTACTTTAAGAGGCAATGCGATGGATTGGACGATGGGCAAAAATGGAGGGTTTAGCACTGTAATATCCACTGGGTTTTGTCAACCGGATGTTAATTCGGATGCTTTGATACCTGTTTCTGGCAAGACTGCATTTGTGTTGTCGCATGGCTGGATTTTCCTGACTGGTTTCTCTGTTCTTATTCTTTCACTGAGTTGCAAGATCGGAAGCATCATGTATACTGGTAAATGA